The Candidatus Nanohalovita haloferacivicina region TTCCCAGGCCTATGAGCTGGTTATTGTTCATTTCTATGTTTTGATTAGCGGTGCTTCCTTCGTTTAGAACTTCTCCAAGAGTCTGATTGTCTTCTGCATTGCTGTCTACGTAGTTTTTGGTTGCTGCATCCTGCGGGTTAACCGGAGATTGCACGCTGATTATTCTGTTGGAGCTCATGTTGACGTTCGATGTTGCTGGGTAATCGGGCAGATATCTCTCGGCGGTAGTGGATGAGTCTACATAGTCCTTTGTGGCGGCGTCGCCAGGGCTATTAGGGGTTGCTATGTTGGTGATCCTGTTGTTATTCATGTCTAGTTCGCCAAACATGTTGGTGACGTCACGTATATTTACATCTCCTGAAACGCTAGTCCCAAGAAGTACTAATATCAGTATGAGAAACTTCGTTTTACCTATTTCTATGTTAATTTCCATCTAACATCACTTTGTGGTTTCTCTTTGTTTATAAATTTCTTAGCAGGATCCAATGCAGACATTGTTGGATTTTATCCTGTTTAATTCTAGAGGCCCTCTCATGAATGCAGAGCTATTAGATAGGTGATCTGTGCTTGAAGTTGTTACATTATCGCAGTTTTTACCTATGCATATATCAGAAGCTCCTGATGAATACCTTATTGCTGAAGTTAGAACGCTTCCGTTGATACTGTCGCCGCCGTTATCTACTTTGCAGTCTGGGTCTCTATCTGTGCAGGTAGCAGTCTCAGACCCGCAGTTTCCTATACAGATTGTGTTGGATGAGTATGGGAGTATGCTGTTGTTTCCGGTGGAGGACATGATTATTATTTCCTGTATAGGGCCTCCTTTCTCAGCGAAAGGTGTTCCGGAACCTGGAGTGCCTGGGTTTGTGATTCCTGCGCTGTCGCCGGATTTTTTCTGGCATATGTAAGTGAGCTGGGTTTCTGGAGTTGCCAGTCTGATGCTTTCTGTTTCTCTCGAAACGTTTTCTGATATATTAATTGTTGAGGTTTGCTTCGGATTTACGATGTCCTGGCCTGTACTATAACTGGTTTTTTCTCCTTCCACATATACATTCAGTTTCGATAAGTTGACGGCCTCGTCGTTGTTGTTTCTTAAAGTAAGTACTGTGTTTTCATTATCTTTTGCACAGTTCTCCACGGATAATTGGCCTATTAGTTCTGTGTTCAAATTAGAGTTATCTTCCTGGGCCTGTATCTGCGAGCTTGCAATGAAATATGCTCCGCCTACAGCGCTTGTTGAGATTGCAATCAGAATTACTGTTGAGACTACGGGAGTAAGGCCTTTCAGGGTTTTTTCCTGTTTTTCCTGAATCTCCTCAACTTCTTCCTTTTTTCCGTGTTGAGGATTCTGGGCCATATTTTGATATTAGAAAACTGGAATAAAAAGAGTGGATAAATGGAAAGTTTGAGGGGCCTTGGCTCTAGATGAATTCTACGCCAAGTTCCTGCTCGATTTCTTCTTCGTACTCGTCCTGATGTGTGTTGTCAGGGCCGTAGATTTGAGGGCTGTCGACTCCTGTGACGATGATCATTGCCTGGAGTGCGTCGCTCATGTCTTCACGCACTTGTGCTCCCCAGATGATCTTTGCTGAGTCATCAAGCTTTCCGCTGACAGTATTGACTACTTCTTGGGCCTCGTTGAGGGATAGTGATGATCCTCCTGTTACGTTTACGAGTGCTCCTTCTCCGCCTGCGATGTCTACGTCGAGCAGTGGGTTGCTTAGTGCTTTCTGCACTGCTTCGTTGGCTCTGGAGTCTGTGTCGGACTGGCCCATTCCGATCATGGCGATTCCTCCTTCTCCCATGACTGCGCGGATGTCTGCGAAGTCTAGGTTGACGAGGCCTGGTTTTGTAACCAGTTCTGTGACTCCTTTGACTGCGTTTACGAGGATTTCGTCTGCGATCTTGAATGCTGTGTTCAGTGATACGTCTGGGACGATTTCGAGCAGTTTGTCGTTTGGTATTACGATTAGTGTGTCTACGACTTCTTCTAGTCTTTCGAGGCCGTATTCTGCGTTTTCCTGTCGGCTGGTTCCTTCCATTTCGAATGGTAGTGTGACGATTCCTACGGTCAGTGCGCCTTCTTTTTTGGCCTGTTCTGCGATCACGTGTGCGGATCCGGTTCCTGTTCCTCCTCCGAGGCCGCAAGTGATGAATACCATGTCGCTTCCGCTGACCTGTTCCTTAATTTTTTGCTGTGACTCTTTTGCGGATTCTTCTCCGACTTTTGGGTCGGCTCCTGCTCCGAGGCCCTGTGTTAGTTCTTTTCCGATTAGTACTTTCTGGTCGGCGTTTGCGTATAGAAGATCCTGTGCGTCGGTGTTCATTGCGATTGTATCGCATCCTTCTATTCCGACGTCAACTAGGCGAGAAATTGTGTTGTTTCCGGCTCCTCCGGTACCGATGACTTTGATATCGGCTTTTCTCTGTTCTATTAGATTCTCGAGTTCTTCGTCGATATCGTGGCTTTTCTGACTTGATTGAGGTACTCCGCCTGCATCGTTTCTCTTTGCCTGTTCGATCTGATCTTCCATCTTGCGACCACTCTTGTTATGTATAAGAAGTAATCACCAACGTATATAAAAATGGCTGAAGGCCTCTAATACCTGATTTTTCTAATAGTGGCCTTTTGAAAGCTACGCGAGAGAGGCAACTAGCTGTAAATAGAGAGGGCTATTCGCAATAACTTTCATAACTAGAAATCCTTCTAGAAGGCCTGATGTAACTGATAGGAGCATAATGAGTGTTTTCCGGTTGTTTTGTTGGCTTAAAATGCTGGACTTGTTTAGAATAAAGTAGTTGAGAATGCTACCAAAGATAAAAGGAATAAGGAATGCAGCTATGATTCCAACAGTGTCGATAAATGCTGTCTGCTGGATCATGCTGTTGAAAGCTGCCATTGGAGGTCAGTTTCTTTTTTACTCGTCGAACTCTACTGTCTCGTACTTTGTGTAGTCTGTGATCTCTCTGCTGATCGCATCTTTTAGCTGTTGCGGTAGTTCGTGCTGGTGGCCATCGTCTTCGTGCTTGTGGACGATTGTGACTGTTTCTCCGTCGAATTCTATTTCTCCGTGGCCCAGTCTGTAGTCGAAGATGGTTCTTGCTTTTTCTTCGTCGTCTTCTACTTTCTCGACTACTTTTACCCAGTAATCAAGTTCTTTTCCTGCTAGCGGGTGGTTGAAGTCGATTCTTACCCGGCCTGATCCTTTGGAAATTACTCTTCCCTGTCTTCTTCCTACCATTAGTGTGTCTCCGACGCTGACCTGGACGTCTTGCTTGTTGAATTCTTTTTCTGGGTAGGTTTCGATGTCTTCGGATTTTCTTTCTCCGTATCCTTCTTCAGGGCTTACTGTAAATTCTTTTTCTTCGCCTACTTCCATGTCCTCTACTGCTTTTTCGAATCCAGGGATTACGTATTCCTCTCCTACGAGGACTGGTACTGGTTCGAAGTCGAGCTGTGAGGTGTCGAGGCCTTCTTCCTCTGCTTTTTCTTTGTTTGAAAGGTCGAATATTTCTCCGTTGGATCTTCCAACGTAGTCAACTAGTACTAGATCTCCTTTTTCCATTGTTATTCACGAAAAGTAACTCTTGGTGAACCATTAAAACTTCCACCGATTCGGGAAGTTTTTCCGGATTTTCGCTATTGTTAAAAGATTTCTATACGTATAACGGTTCTATGAGCTGGAGAAACAATCTTCCCTCCAAGTTGAAGAACTCTCTACAGTCACTTCTGAGATCTGTAGATAGACATGAAGAAGTTTATACACAGGCAGAAAACGTTTCTATAGGCCAGATATGGGTTGCGATGGCGATAATGAATCGCAGACTTGAGAAAATTGAGAAAGTAACACGTGCACAGAGAAAGGCCTTGCAGGAGATGAATGCCGATGTTGACGTCGACAAGCATCTCAGTGAGAACCTTGAAGAAAGCCTGAAGAAATACTAGGTAAGCCAGTACACTATTTCTGCGCCGTCTTCGGCCAGATCCTCTTTTTCGTTTTCTGAAAGATCGATATCTCTCCATTCTCCGTTATAATCTATCTGCACCAGTTCTCCGATGGCCTCAGCATCTTCCTCGAACCAGGATCTTAATCTGTATTCATTGTCTTCCTGCTTTACGATACCGAACTTTTCCAGAACCTCTAGTTCTTCTTCCAGCGAGATCTGGGTGTGGGCGCTGCAGTTGATTTCATGTGCTGTGGCCGAACCCTGATAGTCCAATACGCTGACAGCGGCCATGTAGCGGGCCTCGCTGTATAGTTCGGGTTCTTCAAGCTCAGCCATCTACTCGATCACTATCGCAGGCCTTCCAGGCTCTGCTCTTGAGGCCTTATCCTCTGAAGACTCATCCTCGGTCTCAACCTCGATTTCCGCGTCGAACTCCTCGGCCCATCTCCTCACGTTTTCGCCAAGAGCATCGGTCTCAGCGGCCTTCTTCATGAACTGTCCTTCGAACTTGCCAGGGTTTTCGACGGCCTCTACAACCATCTGATTGACATCCTGTGCGTGCTGCTTGAGCTCGCCGTCAAGCACCTCACTCATGATGTCGCCGACATCTCTGAGCTCCAGATTATCGATTATATTGGTGAAGGCCTGGTATTTCCAGTCTGCGGCCTGAATAATCTTGACATTCGAGGCCTCGCCATCGATCATTTCCTGGATATCTCTGATGTCGCTGGATACTCTGTCAAAGTATTCGTCGACTCTCTCGGCCTGTTCATCGAGCAACTGCTCGTCTACTTCCGGCCAGTTTGAGTCCAGCATGAATTCTTCATGCCCTAGTTCTTCCCAGAGCTCTTCGGCGGTGTGCGGCGCATAAGGCGCGATAAGCTGGATCAAGGTTTCTACGCCGTGGCTGAAAATTGCAGGATCTGCATCGCGCTGTTTGTACCAGTACAGTTTTGTTAGGAGCTTATCGATTTCTCCGATAGCAAGGTTGAATTCGTAGTTCTCGGTGGTTTCGGTAACTTCTTCTATCGCTCTCTGTATCCTGCTTGAGACAATTCTATCCTCAAGATCTGAGTCTTCGAGGCCTGGTTCTTCATCGGTAAGCAGATCTTCATTTTCTTCTACAATTCTGAAAACTCTCTGAAGCATCTCTCTGGAGGCTTCTACGCCGTCTTCGCTCCAGTCAAGTTCTTTGGTAGGATGCGAGGCCCGGAGGATAAAAGTCCTTGCCGTATCTGCTCCATTCTCGTTAATAAGCTCAGTTGGATCCACTACATTGTGCTTGGACTTGCTCATTTTCCGGGTTTCTACTTCTACTTCTCTACCACATTTCTCACATATATTCTCTCCTTCTACCTCATCAGGATACAGCCATCCATCCTCCGGACATTTGTATGCTGGATGGTTTACCATTCCAAGTGTAAGCAGTCTCTCGAAAGGCTCGTCCTCTTCAAGCATCTCTTCATCTCGCAGGAACTTTGTGAAGAATCTTGCGTAAAGCAGGTGCATAACTGCGTGTTCGATGCCGCCGATATACTGGTCTACGTTCATCCAGGAGTTTGCATCGTCAACGTCGAAAGGAGCACTGTCAAGTTCTGGTGAGATGTATCTTAGGAAGTACCATGAGCTTCCAATAAATGTATCCATGGTATCTGTCTCTCTTCGAGCTTCTCCACCACACTCAGGGCATTCTGTGTGTTCGAAGGTGCCTGAAGTTTCAATTGGGTTTCCTGTTTCAGTGAACTCCACGTCTTCTGGAAGCTCTACAGGAAGGTCATCCTCTGGAACAGGGACTACGCCACATTTGTCACAGTAGACTACTGGGATCGGTGTACCCCAGTAACGCTGCCTTGAGATCAGCCAGTCACGAAGCTTGTAGTTAACATCCTCTTCTCCAAGGCCTTCGTCCTCTAAATGTTCGATTATTTTTTCTATTCCGTCGTCTTTGTCCAGGCCGTCTAAGAATCCTGAGTTTACGTGGTCGCCATCACCTTCATAGGCCTCTTCCTTGAAACTGTGGTCGCCTTCTGGTTCAACTACTTTCTGAATATCTATTCCGTGCTCCTGCGCGAATTCAAAGTCTCTCTGATCGTGTGCTGGCACAGCCATTATCGCTCCGGTTCCGTAGTCTGGAAGGACGAACTCTGCAACATAGATTGGGATTTCTTCTCCTGTTACAGGATTTTCTGCGTATTTTCCTGTGAATACTCCGGCCTTTGATTTTTCCTCTCTTTCTTCGTCATCTTTCTTCTTGGCCTCTTCGATGTATTCTGCTACATCTTCGTTTTCTTCCGCTACTTCTTCCGCTAGCTCGTGTTCTGGAGCCAGGGCCATGAATGTTGCTCCAAAGATAGTGTCAGGCCTTGTAGTGAATACTTCTAGTTCTCCTTCATCTTTTACTGGGAAGTTGATTTTTGCACCTGTGCTTTTGCCGATCCAGTCGTGTTGCATCTTTCTGACTTTCTCAGGCCATCCATCAAGCTGCTCAAGATCCTCAAGAAGTTCGTCTGCGTACTCTGTGATGCCGAGTTTCCACTGCTTCATGTCTTTCTGTTCTACAACTGAGTCGCATCTCCAGCACAGGCCATCTTCTACCTGTTCGTCAGCTAGAACTGTTTCGCAGCTTGGACACCAGTTTACTTCTGAGTTTTCTCTGTATGCTAGGCCTTCTTCCAGCATTTTCTGGAAAATCCACTGGTTCCATTTGTAGTACTCCGGATCGCAGGTCGCTACCTCTCTATTCCAGTCATAGGAGAATCCTAGCCTCTTTAATTGGCCTCTCATGTTGTCAATGCAGTCACGTGTCCATTCTTCTGGGTCTACATCGCGATCGATAGCTGCGTTTTCTGCAGGAAGGCCGAATGCGTCCCAGCCCATTGGATGCATCACGTCGTAGCCCTGCATTCTCTTCATTCTTGCTGGAGCATCTCCTAGAGAGAAGTTGCGGACGTGGCCCATGTGGATATCTCCGGAAGGGTATGGGAACATTTCCAGTACATAGTATTTTTCAGAGTCTGTGCGCTCTGCTTTGTGAAGTTCTGCGTCTTCCCATTTTTTCTGCCATTTTTCTTCGATCTGTTTGAGCTGTTCTGCGAATTCTTGGGCCATATCCGGAGTTTTGTATCCAAGTTATTTTAATCTGTAGAAGGTGGTGGGAGAGATTGTTTCTGCTGTATAATAATCAGAAGGGGAAGGCCTCATAGATAATTTAAATGCGTGGAGTAAACAGGTTAATACGATGACCCGATTGATCTGTGTGACTAGTGGAAAGGGAGGGGTCGGAAAGACCACGGTAACTTCAAATCTTGGAGCAGCGCTCACCAATTTTGGTGCAGATACGGTGGTTCTGGATGCAAATCTTACTAACCCAAACCTTGGATTCCACATTGGAATTCCGCTATACCCAAAGACTCTTCACGATGTCTTGAAGGGTGATGCACACATCACAGAGGCCATGTATATTCATGATTCAGGCCTTCGTGTTGTTCCAGCAGGTCTATCGGTAGAGGATCTTGAGGATACAGATCCTGCAAATCTTTCTGATGTCTTGCTTGACGCAGTTGGAGAACCTGACTTTGTACTGGTTGACTCTGCGGCAGGACTTGGAAATGAATCTATTAATGCTATTGAGGCCTCGGATGAGGTACTCGTTGTAACTAATCCAAATCTTCCGGCTGTTACTGACGCGCTGAAGACTGTGAATATTGCTGAGGAAGCTGGTACGGAGATCAGAGGAGTTGTTCTTAACATGGTTAAGGGCCATGATTCCGAGCTTGATACTGAGGAAGTTGAGTCGATGATCGGCCACCCGGTTATGATGGAGATTCCTCACCATGAGAAGGTTGAGGAAGCTCTTTCATTGAAGAAGCCGGTTGTACATCACGAACCTGATCACCATGTTTCCGAACGGTTTAAGGCCGTTGCAGGAGATCTTGCGGGTGTTGATTATGAGCCTAACCTTGCGGAGCCAGGGCTTTTCACTCGTTTGATGGGACGGTTCAGATAAGGGCACCTTTTTAACCCGCTGAATATAATTTTACTTTAATGACCAGGGTTATCTCTGTCGTATCTGGCAAAGGTGGTGTAGGAAAAACCACTGTAACATCTAATCTTGGCACAGCGCTCTCTAGACAGGGCCACGACGTGCTTATAATCGATGGTAACTTCTCGGGTGCGAATCTAGCCCAGCATTTTGGCCTAGGTTTTTCAGACGTAACTTTCAACGATGTTCTCAGAGGAGACGCATATATTACACAGGCTGTTTCCAAACATCCTGAAGGAGTTTCGATTGTTCCCGCCTCAGTACTGGAGTTCAGTACGAACGCAGATCAGCTCAAACACTCTCTAGTAGAGTTTCTGGGCGACAAGGATTTCGTGTTTATTGATGCTGCCGCAGGGATCGGAGATGAAGTAGAGGCAGCTATTGAGGCCTCGGATGAGGTACTGCTTGTTTCAGAGCCAGAGCTTCCGGCATTGACTAACTGTCTTGGAGCAAAGAAGATGGCAGAGCAGCTTAACAGAGATGTTTTAGGCCTAGTTGTTAACGGCGTTAAGAATGAGAAATCAGAGGTCAGCCTTGAAGATGCACAGGATTTGATGGAAACAAATATTATCGGAAAAGTTCCTGATCACAAGCATGTTAGAGAGGCGATTGCCCTCAGAAAGCCGGTTGTATCTCATAAACCTCAGTCAAAGGCCTCTCTTGCTATAAGAGATGTTGCTCACAGAGTTAAGGGGAATGAGCCGCCTGAAAGAGGTTTGACGGTGAGGATTAAGTCAAGTATTCACGATATTGCTCCTTTCTAGATGGCCTTGTTACTCGCTAATCTTAAATTCAGGTATTTCTAATTTTACTTCATGACTGACTTGAAGCCGTACGAGCAGTATTTATGGAGTCCAAAAAGATCAGAATATGAGGCCAAGCAGGTGCCGGATGATATTGACTGTATTTTCTGTGCACAGGTTGAAGATGATGAAAGGGTCTCGAAGCTTCTGGTTTACGAAGATGATTTTCTGATGGTTGAACTGAATATTTTCCCATACAATACAGGCCATCTCATGGTTGTTCCGAAGAGGCACGTAAATGATCTGGCAGACCTTGAAGATGAGGAACGTGACAGGTTGTTTGCGATGGTTCAGAAAGTTGAAGAGCTTCAGGAGGAAGTTGTTGAGCCTGCAGGAATCGATATAGGTATGAATATTGGAAAGGCCGCAGGAGAATCAATTCCGCACCTTCACGTCCAGCTGGTTCCAATTTACGAAAAGGACAGAGGTTTCATGGAGACTTCTCTGGATACAAAAGTT contains the following coding sequences:
- the minD gene encoding cell division ATPase MinD, with product MTRLICVTSGKGGVGKTTVTSNLGAALTNFGADTVVLDANLTNPNLGFHIGIPLYPKTLHDVLKGDAHITEAMYIHDSGLRVVPAGLSVEDLEDTDPANLSDVLLDAVGEPDFVLVDSAAGLGNESINAIEASDEVLVVTNPNLPAVTDALKTVNIAEEAGTEIRGVVLNMVKGHDSELDTEEVESMIGHPVMMEIPHHEKVEEALSLKKPVVHHEPDHHVSERFKAVAGDLAGVDYEPNLAEPGLFTRLMGRFR
- the ftsZ gene encoding cell division protein FtsZ; this translates as MEDQIEQAKRNDAGGVPQSSQKSHDIDEELENLIEQRKADIKVIGTGGAGNNTISRLVDVGIEGCDTIAMNTDAQDLLYANADQKVLIGKELTQGLGAGADPKVGEESAKESQQKIKEQVSGSDMVFITCGLGGGTGTGSAHVIAEQAKKEGALTVGIVTLPFEMEGTSRQENAEYGLERLEEVVDTLIVIPNDKLLEIVPDVSLNTAFKIADEILVNAVKGVTELVTKPGLVNLDFADIRAVMGEGGIAMIGMGQSDTDSRANEAVQKALSNPLLDVDIAGGEGALVNVTGGSSLSLNEAQEVVNTVSGKLDDSAKIIWGAQVREDMSDALQAMIIVTGVDSPQIYGPDNTHQDEYEEEIEQELGVEFI
- a CDS encoding FKBP-type peptidyl-prolyl cis-trans isomerase; translated protein: MEKGDLVLVDYVGRSNGEIFDLSNKEKAEEEGLDTSQLDFEPVPVLVGEEYVIPGFEKAVEDMEVGEEKEFTVSPEEGYGERKSEDIETYPEKEFNKQDVQVSVGDTLMVGRRQGRVISKGSGRVRIDFNHPLAGKELDYWVKVVEKVEDDEEKARTIFDYRLGHGEIEFDGETVTIVHKHEDDGHQHELPQQLKDAISREITDYTKYETVEFDE
- the leuS gene encoding leucine--tRNA ligase — protein: MAQEFAEQLKQIEEKWQKKWEDAELHKAERTDSEKYYVLEMFPYPSGDIHMGHVRNFSLGDAPARMKRMQGYDVMHPMGWDAFGLPAENAAIDRDVDPEEWTRDCIDNMRGQLKRLGFSYDWNREVATCDPEYYKWNQWIFQKMLEEGLAYRENSEVNWCPSCETVLADEQVEDGLCWRCDSVVEQKDMKQWKLGITEYADELLEDLEQLDGWPEKVRKMQHDWIGKSTGAKINFPVKDEGELEVFTTRPDTIFGATFMALAPEHELAEEVAEENEDVAEYIEEAKKKDDEEREEKSKAGVFTGKYAENPVTGEEIPIYVAEFVLPDYGTGAIMAVPAHDQRDFEFAQEHGIDIQKVVEPEGDHSFKEEAYEGDGDHVNSGFLDGLDKDDGIEKIIEHLEDEGLGEEDVNYKLRDWLISRQRYWGTPIPVVYCDKCGVVPVPEDDLPVELPEDVEFTETGNPIETSGTFEHTECPECGGEARRETDTMDTFIGSSWYFLRYISPELDSAPFDVDDANSWMNVDQYIGGIEHAVMHLLYARFFTKFLRDEEMLEEDEPFERLLTLGMVNHPAYKCPEDGWLYPDEVEGENICEKCGREVEVETRKMSKSKHNVVDPTELINENGADTARTFILRASHPTKELDWSEDGVEASREMLQRVFRIVEENEDLLTDEEPGLEDSDLEDRIVSSRIQRAIEEVTETTENYEFNLAIGEIDKLLTKLYWYKQRDADPAIFSHGVETLIQLIAPYAPHTAEELWEELGHEEFMLDSNWPEVDEQLLDEQAERVDEYFDRVSSDIRDIQEMIDGEASNVKIIQAADWKYQAFTNIIDNLELRDVGDIMSEVLDGELKQHAQDVNQMVVEAVENPGKFEGQFMKKAAETDALGENVRRWAEEFDAEIEVETEDESSEDKASRAEPGRPAIVIE
- a CDS encoding HIT family protein, which produces MTDLKPYEQYLWSPKRSEYEAKQVPDDIDCIFCAQVEDDERVSKLLVYEDDFLMVELNIFPYNTGHLMVVPKRHVNDLADLEDEERDRLFAMVQKVEELQEEVVEPAGIDIGMNIGKAAGESIPHLHVQLVPIYEKDRGFMETSLDTKVMKKSLPDVQEEYKERTDILEDYW
- the minD gene encoding cell division ATPase MinD, translated to MTRVISVVSGKGGVGKTTVTSNLGTALSRQGHDVLIIDGNFSGANLAQHFGLGFSDVTFNDVLRGDAYITQAVSKHPEGVSIVPASVLEFSTNADQLKHSLVEFLGDKDFVFIDAAAGIGDEVEAAIEASDEVLLVSEPELPALTNCLGAKKMAEQLNRDVLGLVVNGVKNEKSEVSLEDAQDLMETNIIGKVPDHKHVREAIALRKPVVSHKPQSKASLAIRDVAHRVKGNEPPERGLTVRIKSSIHDIAPF